Within the Azospirillum brasilense genome, the region CCCGGTCCGCCAGATCCAGCAGGCTCTGGGCGTGCGGCGTCGCCGCCATGCCCAGCCCGATCACGCCGACGCGCCGCCGCCCCGTCATGCCGGTCAGCCCTGGGCCAGGGCGGAGGCCTCGCGGGCCAGCCGCTCGATCTCGGACCAGCGGCGCTCCTTCACCGCGTCGGCCGGGGTCAGCCAGGTGCCGCCGAGCGCGAAGACGTTGGGAAGCGACAGGATCTCCTTCACATGCTCCGCCTTGAGGCCGCCGGTCGGGCAGAAGCGGATCTCCGGCATCAGCGGCGCCATGCCGCGCAGCGCCGGGGCGCCGCCGTTCAGCATCGCCGGGAAGAACTTCAGCTCGCGGAAGCCGTGCTCCATGGCGATCAGCGCCTCGGCCACGGTGGCGATGCCCGGCAGATAGGGCAGGCCGGCGGTCTTGGCGGCCTCCGCCAGACGGTCGGTCAGGCCGGGGCTGACGACGAAGCGGGCGCCGGCGTCGCGGGCCTGGGCGAACTGCTCGGGCCGGATC harbors:
- the eda gene encoding bifunctional 4-hydroxy-2-oxoglutarate aldolase/2-dehydro-3-deoxy-phosphogluconate aldolase, with amino-acid sequence MTHPRLEPSLSGPRIVPVLVLDEPDTAVALAEALVAGGLTTLEVTLRTPAALACAEAIAARVPGALVGLGTLIRPEQFAQARDAGARFVVSPGLTDRLAEAAKTAGLPYLPGIATVAEALIAMEHGFRELKFFPAMLNGGAPALRGMAPLMPEIRFCPTGGLKAEHVKEILSLPNVFALGGTWLTPADAVKERRWSEIERLAREASALAQG